The following are encoded in a window of Primulina eburnea isolate SZY01 chromosome 4, ASM2296580v1, whole genome shotgun sequence genomic DNA:
- the LOC140829071 gene encoding nonsense-mediated mRNA decay factor SMG7-like isoform X1, producing MSSFLENQCKTQKSLAEVVSTEKRLLPLMYSKGILHGDVLEVYHEVRIGLEKILLSTDQMAEIQDVEYLLWKLHYKHINEFRKRISQQYLDKDNVKETHPQNVNSPSKFDLHLEGFKSFLSEAYEFYNGLILKLKRSCGLLEEGFLDNDASSFSVEPTKLRKCLFTCHRLLICLGDLARYAEILKKPDTRKWSVAANYYLKATKTWPESGNSHNQLALLATYVGDSFLALYHSLRSLEAKEPFPDAWRNLVLLFEEKKSTQLPSFSTEVSFDFYDIPGRNFLQNKSTAENGSSKETEIAEMKNASAEIFDLWQSVIRTISFFIIRSSLEEFPRTFTHMLSSLEALLVVDDAELTATMESYQFVDSLIKAPYRAIQLVSTFIFMLHRLVQNPKLKDPTGIDEKMQSEYTPLALATVFICMGRLTERCQKCNMAKCPLLPAVLVFVEWLVGALDEVETHVTDERVVNAMAYFFGVLSEFLNRLDQNESVIDADNTALWEDHELRGFCPLAHVHEMLDFTTTNKEWRDDCDKRRSRRIFHAATRIVDRAKSPQDWISRDKEGRNFCCFKKEKCLRQAESSVTGSDSSLEVIISAETSSTLKKTQLMIAEDEEVILFKPITRHNSAPIYTPQSTTRPVSPEATDTQRTLLDECLRRATTFSTSQQSEDGDSFSFCSTVSDSGQHKLFKDLTTHSTGPPSLSAWVLNRGVSKYETENGKKDFNEHKKLSPIEEIVSMSLSDLSISERKNFKIGHGPISTISYNSPPYVAPLPSAPLLPENTVWSKMSPLISPEYQNGSDGILGAAPYTNGVSNRSPIGCSPHRISGLVDGYPPVLRMSSSEWLYHYRNSQNVENTSNHISPPVYNTHPAFENFQANQVCSLDLCDQWGNHLVSNPMVYLGSPQLYLNTSPVYGSADQEQTREKFFTAYQRPVPYLCGVGTEIRQEQPPLLQYLKEREWLLQPELQLRGHTFIGN from the exons ATGTCTTCCTTTCTAGAGAATCAATGCAAGACACAGAAGTCTTTAGCTGAG GTTGTTAGTACCGAGAAAAGGTTGTTACCTTTAATGTACTCCAAAGGTATCTTACATGGTGACGTTCTTGAGGTATACCATGAAGTCAGAATAGGATTGGAGAAAATTCTTTTGTCAactgatcagatggcagagattcAAGACGTGGAATATCTTCTATGGAAGCTGCACTACAAGCATATTAACGAATTCCGCAAAAGAATCAGTCAACaatatttggataaagataATGTTAAGGAGACTCATCCTCAAAACGTTAATTCTCCAAGCAAATTTGATCTTCATTTGGAAGGATTCAAGTCGTTCTTATCAGAAGCATATGAATTCTATAATGGTTTGATTCTCAAACTTAAACGAAGTTGTGGACTTCTGGAGGAAGGTTTCCTGGACAATGACGCTAGTTCGTTTTCTGTTGAGCCAACGAAGCTGCGCAAATGTCTATTTACATGCCACCGCCTTTTGATTTGTCTGGGTGATTTGGCTAGGTATGCAGAAATTCTTAAAAAACCCGATACTCGAAAATGGTCAGTGGCAGCAAACTACTACCTAAAAGCAACCAAAACTTGGCCAGAAAGTGGAAATTCTCATAATCAG TTGGCTTTGCTGGCAACATATGTTGGGGATTCTTTTCTTGCATTGTATCATTCGTTGAGGAGTTTAGAGGCGAAAGAGCCATTTCCTGATGCCTGGAGAAACCTTGTGCTACTCTTTGAAGAG AAAAAGTCTACTCAGTTGCCCTCATTTTCTACTGAGGTATCATTCGACTTTTATGATATACCCGGAAGAAATTTCTTGCAGAATAAATCTACTGCAGAGAATGGTTCTTCAAAAGAAACAGAAATAGCTGAGATGAAGAATGCTTCTGCTGAAATATTTGATCTGTGGCAATCTGTCATCCGAACTATAAGCTTCTTCATAATAAGATCCAG TTTGGAGGAATTTCCCCGCACATTCACCCATATGTTGAGCAGTTTAGAAGCTTTATTAGTAGTTGATGATGCAGAACTTACTGCAACAATGGAGTCTTATCAATTTGTGGATTCACTGATAAAGGCTCCTTATCGTGCCATTCAACTTGTTTCCACGTTCATCTTCATGCTTCATAGACTGGTCCAGAACCCAAAACTAAAAGACCCAACAGGGATAGATGAGAAGATGCAGTCTGAATATACACCATTAGCATTGGCTACTGTTTTCATTTGCATGGGCCGACTGACTGAGAGATGTCAGAAGTGTAACATGGCAAAATGCCCACTTTTACCAGCGGTGCTGGTTTTCGTGGAGTGGTTAGTCGGAGCACTTGATGAAGTAGAAACGCATGTTACTGATGAAAGGGTTGTGAATGCCATGGCTTACTTTTTCGGTGTTTTATCTGAGTTCTTGAACAGACTTGATCAAAATGAGAGCGTGATAGATGCAGATAATACTGCTCTTTGGGAAGATCATGAGTTGAGAGGCTTTTGCCCGTTGGCCCACGTGCATGAAATGCTGGATTTCACCACCACTAACAAGGAATGGAGAGACGATTGTGATAAAAGGCGTTCTCGGCGTATATTTCATGCTGCAACAAGAATTGTGGACCGAGCCAAAAGTCCGCAAGATTGGATCTCCAGAGACAAAGAGGGAAGAAATTTCTGCTGTTTCAAGAAGGAAAAATGTCTAAGACAAGCAGAATCATCCGTCACAGGATCTGATTCCAGCCTTGAAGTGATTATAAGTGCAGAGACATCGTCAACTCTAAAGAAAACACAATTAATGATTGCTGAGGATGAAGAGGTAATTCTTTTCAAGCCAATCACAAGACACAATTCGGCTCCAATTTATACCCCTCAATCTACAACACGTCCGGTTAGTCCTGAAGCCACAGATACACAGAGAACACTTCTTGATGAATGCTTACGCCGTGCCACGACATTTTCCACCAGTCAGCAGTCGGAAGATGGTGATTCATTCAGTTTCTGCTCCACCGTGTCTGATTCAGGACAACACAAGCTTTTCAAGGACTTGACAACCCACTCCACTGGACCTCCCTCCCTGAGTGCATGGGTCCTCAATAGAGGAGTTTCGAAGTATGAAACAGAaaatgggaagaaagacttcaaTGAACACAAGAAGCTCAGTCCTATCGAGGAAATAGTCTCTATGTCCTTATCCGATCTATCCATAtcggaaagaaagaatttcaaGATAGGCCACGGGCCTATTTCAACAATCAGCTACAATTCACCTCCTTATGTTGCACCTTTACCTTCTGCTCCTTTATTACCAGAAAACACCGTTTGGTCGAAAATGAGTCCATTAATCTCACCTGAGTACCAGAATGGATCAGATGGGATTCTAGGTGCGGCACCATACACAAATGGTGTTTCAAATCGTTCACCAATCGGATGTTCTCCTCACAGAATCTCTGGTCTTGTTGATGGTTACCCACCAGTTCTTCGAATGAGTTCTTCAGAGTGGCTTTATCACTACAGAAACAGTCAGAATGTGGAGAATACCTCCAACCACATATCACCGCCTGTTTACAACACTCACCCTGCCTTCGAGAATTTTCAAGCAAACCAAGTTTGCAGTCTTGATCTATGCGATCAGTGGGGAAACCATTTGGTTTCAAATCCAATGGTTTACCTGGGGAGCCCCCAATTATATCTAAATACATCTCCTGTATATGGGTCAGCAGATCAAGAACAGACGAGGGAAAAATTCTTTACAGCTTACCAAAGACCTGTTCCTTATTTATGTGGTGTTGGCACGGAGATTAGGCAAGAACAACCGCCACTTTTGCAGTATCTTAAGGAGAGAGAGTGGCTGCTGCAACCAGAATTGCAGCTTAGGGGTCATACTTTTATCGGAAACTGA
- the LOC140829908 gene encoding VQ motif-containing protein 4-like: protein MENPPTVQETNSQSLLPSPNSHSSNSSTSSNGFLHHHTSPLSPRPPQPITRSEPNNQCPTTFVQADTTSFKKVVQMLTGSSETARMASRPEPLRSSIPPIKTGAKKDKSSSRLYERRSSLKNFKISPLGPGLSSTRPGVLAGHSGTPRAGTPEILSPGILDFPSLVLSPVTPLIPDPFNRSPINVHVQMAAANCNNIDVGAEEKAIKEKGFYLHQSPANTPRDSEPRLLPLFPVTSPRVATSSNASSS from the coding sequence ATGGAAAACCCGCCTACTGTCCAAGAAACCAACAGCCAATCTCTTCTTCCTTCCCCAAACAGCCACAGCTCGAATAGCTCAACCAGTAGCAATGGCTTCCTCCACCACCACACCTCGCCGCTCTCCCCCCGCCCGCCGCAACCAATCACTAGATCTGAACCAAACAACCAGTGCCCTACCACCTTCGTCCAAGCCGACACCACCTCCTTCAAGAAAGTGGTCCAAATGCTCACCGGGTCGTCGGAGACCGCCCGTATGGCCTCCAGACCGGAACCACTGAGAAGCTCGATACCACCCATCAAGACCGGAGCAAAGAAAGACAAATCTTCCTCGAGGCTTTATGAACGCCGAAGCAGCCTCAAAAACTTTAAGATCAGCCCTTTGGGCCCTGGGCTATCCAGCACTAGGCCCGGGGTTTTGGCCGGGCATTCGGGTACACCCAGAGCTGGTACGCCGGAAATTCTGTCTCCCGGTATTCTCGATTTTCCTTCACTGGTTCTCAGCCCGGTCACGCCTCTGATACCCGACCCGTTCAACCGGTCACCCATTAACGTTCACGTTCAAATGGCTGCTGCCAATTGCAATAACATTGACGTGGGGGCGGAAGAAAAAGCCATCAAAGAGAAAGGTTTCTACTTGCACCAGTCGCCGGCGAACACTCCGAGGGATTCGGAACCCCGGCTGCTGCCTCTATTTCCGGTTACCTCGCCTAGAGTCGCGACTTCTAGTAATGCTTCTAGTTCTTGA
- the LOC140829071 gene encoding nonsense-mediated mRNA decay factor SMG7-like isoform X2 produces the protein MSSFLENQCKTQKSLAEVVSTEKRLLPLMYSKGILHGDVLEVYHEVRIGLEKILLSTDQMAEIQDVEYLLWKLHYKHINEFRKRISQQYLDKDNVKETHPQNVNSPSKFDLHLEGFKSFLSEAYEFYNGLILKLKRSCGLLEEGFLDNDASSFSVEPTKLRKCLFTCHRLLICLGDLARYAEILKKPDTRKWSVAANYYLKATKTWPESGNSHNQLALLATYVGDSFLALYHSLRSLEAKEPFPDAWRNLVLLFEENKSTAENGSSKETEIAEMKNASAEIFDLWQSVIRTISFFIIRSSLEEFPRTFTHMLSSLEALLVVDDAELTATMESYQFVDSLIKAPYRAIQLVSTFIFMLHRLVQNPKLKDPTGIDEKMQSEYTPLALATVFICMGRLTERCQKCNMAKCPLLPAVLVFVEWLVGALDEVETHVTDERVVNAMAYFFGVLSEFLNRLDQNESVIDADNTALWEDHELRGFCPLAHVHEMLDFTTTNKEWRDDCDKRRSRRIFHAATRIVDRAKSPQDWISRDKEGRNFCCFKKEKCLRQAESSVTGSDSSLEVIISAETSSTLKKTQLMIAEDEEVILFKPITRHNSAPIYTPQSTTRPVSPEATDTQRTLLDECLRRATTFSTSQQSEDGDSFSFCSTVSDSGQHKLFKDLTTHSTGPPSLSAWVLNRGVSKYETENGKKDFNEHKKLSPIEEIVSMSLSDLSISERKNFKIGHGPISTISYNSPPYVAPLPSAPLLPENTVWSKMSPLISPEYQNGSDGILGAAPYTNGVSNRSPIGCSPHRISGLVDGYPPVLRMSSSEWLYHYRNSQNVENTSNHISPPVYNTHPAFENFQANQVCSLDLCDQWGNHLVSNPMVYLGSPQLYLNTSPVYGSADQEQTREKFFTAYQRPVPYLCGVGTEIRQEQPPLLQYLKEREWLLQPELQLRGHTFIGN, from the exons ATGTCTTCCTTTCTAGAGAATCAATGCAAGACACAGAAGTCTTTAGCTGAG GTTGTTAGTACCGAGAAAAGGTTGTTACCTTTAATGTACTCCAAAGGTATCTTACATGGTGACGTTCTTGAGGTATACCATGAAGTCAGAATAGGATTGGAGAAAATTCTTTTGTCAactgatcagatggcagagattcAAGACGTGGAATATCTTCTATGGAAGCTGCACTACAAGCATATTAACGAATTCCGCAAAAGAATCAGTCAACaatatttggataaagataATGTTAAGGAGACTCATCCTCAAAACGTTAATTCTCCAAGCAAATTTGATCTTCATTTGGAAGGATTCAAGTCGTTCTTATCAGAAGCATATGAATTCTATAATGGTTTGATTCTCAAACTTAAACGAAGTTGTGGACTTCTGGAGGAAGGTTTCCTGGACAATGACGCTAGTTCGTTTTCTGTTGAGCCAACGAAGCTGCGCAAATGTCTATTTACATGCCACCGCCTTTTGATTTGTCTGGGTGATTTGGCTAGGTATGCAGAAATTCTTAAAAAACCCGATACTCGAAAATGGTCAGTGGCAGCAAACTACTACCTAAAAGCAACCAAAACTTGGCCAGAAAGTGGAAATTCTCATAATCAG TTGGCTTTGCTGGCAACATATGTTGGGGATTCTTTTCTTGCATTGTATCATTCGTTGAGGAGTTTAGAGGCGAAAGAGCCATTTCCTGATGCCTGGAGAAACCTTGTGCTACTCTTTGAAGAG AATAAATCTACTGCAGAGAATGGTTCTTCAAAAGAAACAGAAATAGCTGAGATGAAGAATGCTTCTGCTGAAATATTTGATCTGTGGCAATCTGTCATCCGAACTATAAGCTTCTTCATAATAAGATCCAG TTTGGAGGAATTTCCCCGCACATTCACCCATATGTTGAGCAGTTTAGAAGCTTTATTAGTAGTTGATGATGCAGAACTTACTGCAACAATGGAGTCTTATCAATTTGTGGATTCACTGATAAAGGCTCCTTATCGTGCCATTCAACTTGTTTCCACGTTCATCTTCATGCTTCATAGACTGGTCCAGAACCCAAAACTAAAAGACCCAACAGGGATAGATGAGAAGATGCAGTCTGAATATACACCATTAGCATTGGCTACTGTTTTCATTTGCATGGGCCGACTGACTGAGAGATGTCAGAAGTGTAACATGGCAAAATGCCCACTTTTACCAGCGGTGCTGGTTTTCGTGGAGTGGTTAGTCGGAGCACTTGATGAAGTAGAAACGCATGTTACTGATGAAAGGGTTGTGAATGCCATGGCTTACTTTTTCGGTGTTTTATCTGAGTTCTTGAACAGACTTGATCAAAATGAGAGCGTGATAGATGCAGATAATACTGCTCTTTGGGAAGATCATGAGTTGAGAGGCTTTTGCCCGTTGGCCCACGTGCATGAAATGCTGGATTTCACCACCACTAACAAGGAATGGAGAGACGATTGTGATAAAAGGCGTTCTCGGCGTATATTTCATGCTGCAACAAGAATTGTGGACCGAGCCAAAAGTCCGCAAGATTGGATCTCCAGAGACAAAGAGGGAAGAAATTTCTGCTGTTTCAAGAAGGAAAAATGTCTAAGACAAGCAGAATCATCCGTCACAGGATCTGATTCCAGCCTTGAAGTGATTATAAGTGCAGAGACATCGTCAACTCTAAAGAAAACACAATTAATGATTGCTGAGGATGAAGAGGTAATTCTTTTCAAGCCAATCACAAGACACAATTCGGCTCCAATTTATACCCCTCAATCTACAACACGTCCGGTTAGTCCTGAAGCCACAGATACACAGAGAACACTTCTTGATGAATGCTTACGCCGTGCCACGACATTTTCCACCAGTCAGCAGTCGGAAGATGGTGATTCATTCAGTTTCTGCTCCACCGTGTCTGATTCAGGACAACACAAGCTTTTCAAGGACTTGACAACCCACTCCACTGGACCTCCCTCCCTGAGTGCATGGGTCCTCAATAGAGGAGTTTCGAAGTATGAAACAGAaaatgggaagaaagacttcaaTGAACACAAGAAGCTCAGTCCTATCGAGGAAATAGTCTCTATGTCCTTATCCGATCTATCCATAtcggaaagaaagaatttcaaGATAGGCCACGGGCCTATTTCAACAATCAGCTACAATTCACCTCCTTATGTTGCACCTTTACCTTCTGCTCCTTTATTACCAGAAAACACCGTTTGGTCGAAAATGAGTCCATTAATCTCACCTGAGTACCAGAATGGATCAGATGGGATTCTAGGTGCGGCACCATACACAAATGGTGTTTCAAATCGTTCACCAATCGGATGTTCTCCTCACAGAATCTCTGGTCTTGTTGATGGTTACCCACCAGTTCTTCGAATGAGTTCTTCAGAGTGGCTTTATCACTACAGAAACAGTCAGAATGTGGAGAATACCTCCAACCACATATCACCGCCTGTTTACAACACTCACCCTGCCTTCGAGAATTTTCAAGCAAACCAAGTTTGCAGTCTTGATCTATGCGATCAGTGGGGAAACCATTTGGTTTCAAATCCAATGGTTTACCTGGGGAGCCCCCAATTATATCTAAATACATCTCCTGTATATGGGTCAGCAGATCAAGAACAGACGAGGGAAAAATTCTTTACAGCTTACCAAAGACCTGTTCCTTATTTATGTGGTGTTGGCACGGAGATTAGGCAAGAACAACCGCCACTTTTGCAGTATCTTAAGGAGAGAGAGTGGCTGCTGCAACCAGAATTGCAGCTTAGGGGTCATACTTTTATCGGAAACTGA
- the LOC140829072 gene encoding eukaryotic translation initiation factor 3 subunit D-like codes for MVGFELGSVPFNSDGWGPPDSSASAILVPNQPSNVPFAPFSRSDKLGRIADWTRNVSNMGRPGSKQGQHISESAFDFSGDDSFATLAADEDSSFRLVDTSAKSHHHNPNRPKFNPRWRFNPHHNNRSQLPQRRDEEAESRKRDAEKERGRRDRLYYLNRSQMPQRRESSAFKSSVDIQPEWNMLDQIPFSTFSKLSFSVPEPEDLLICGGLEFYDRSYDRITPKNCRALERFKSRNFFRVTTTDDPVIRRLANEDKATVFATDTILSTLMCATRSVYSWDIVIQRVGNKLFFDKRDGSQLDLLSVHETSQESLPDAKEDINSMQSLSLEAAFINQNFSQQVLVRNGSKVTFEEPNPFANEGEEVASVAYRYRRWKLDDDMYLVSRCEVHSVVDTNNQRSFLTLNALNEFDPKYSGVDWRQKLETQRGAVLATELKNNANKMAKWTAQALLAGADMMKLGYVSRVHPRDHFNHVILAVVGYKPREFGAQINLNTSNMWGIVKSIVDLCMKLKEGKYVLVKDPSKPQVRIYDVPQDAFDNEYVEEPLPEEEQVQPPSESADGGDAIATTNDVEDEPIGGNEAA; via the coding sequence ATGGTCGGGTTCGAACTTGGGTCTGTGCCGTTCAATTCCGACGGTTGGGGTCCGCCAGATTCCTCCGCCTCCGCGATATTGGTCCCTAACCAACCCTCAAACGTGCCGTTCGCCCCGTTCTCCCGCTCCGATAAGCTGGGACGGATAGCTGATTGGACCCGGAATGTATCAAATATGGGTCGACCTGGATCAAAGCAAGGACAGCACATCTCTGAATCCGCTTTCGACTTCTCCGGCGACGACTCCTTTGCGACTCTCGCTGCCGATGAGGACTCATCTTTCCGTCTCGTCGACACTTCCGCCAAGTCACATCACCACAACCCTAATCGGCCCAAGTTCAACCCTCGTTGGAGGTTCAATCCCCATCACAACAACCGTTCGCAGCTCCCTCAGCGCCGCGATGAGGAAGCTGAATCTCGTAAACGCGATGCCGAAAAAGAGAGGGGGCGCCGCGACAGATTGTACTATCTTAATCGCTCGCAGATGCCGCAGCGTCGCGAGTCTTCCGCTTTCAAATCCTCGGTGGATATTCAGCCCGAATGGAATATGCTCGACCAAATCCCGTTCTCCACTTTTTCGAAGCTCTCCTTTTCGGTACCCGAACCTGAGGACTTGTTGATTTGCGGTGGCCTTGAATTTTACGATAGGTCTTATGATCGGATTACCCCAAAGAACTGTCGTGCATTAGAGCGCTTCAAGAGCAGGAATTTCTTCAGAGTTACTACTACTGATGATCCTGTAATTCGCCGACTGGCTAATGAGGACAAAGCAACAGTTTTTGCGACCGATACTATTTTATCGACTCTCATGTGCGCCACCAGGTCAGTTTACTCCTGGGATATCGTGATTCAGCGTGTTGGGAACAAGTTGTTCTTCGATAAGCGTGATGGGTCTCAGTTGGATTTGCTTTCTGTGCACGAGACGTCCCAGGAATCCTTGCCTGATGCAAAGGAGGACATTAATTCGATGCAGTCGTTGAGTCTGGAGGCTGCCTTTATTAATCAGAATTTTTCGCAGCAGGTTTTGGTTAGGAACGGGAGCAAGGTGACTTTTGAGGAGCCAAACCCATTTGCCAATGAAGGGGAAGAGGTGGCATCAGTTGCCTATAGGTACAGGAGGTGGAAACTGGATGATGATATGTATCTTGTTTCCAGGTGTGAAGTGCATAGTGTGGTGGATACGAATAACCAGAGGTCGTTTTTGACCCTTAATGCATTAAATGAGTTTGATCCTAAGTATTCAGGTGTAGACTGGAGGCAGAAGCTGGAGACGCAGAGAGGTGCAGTGTTGGCTACTGAGTTAAAGAACAATGCAAATAAGATGGCAAAGTGGACTGCACAGGCTCTATTGGCTGGTGCTGATATGATGAAACTTGGTTATGTGTCGAGGGTTCACCCAAGGGATCACTTTAACCATGTAATATTGGCGGTTGTAGGTTACAAACCTCGGGAGTTTGGGGCGCAGATTAATTTGAATACTTCGAATATGTGGGGTATTGTGAAGAGTATCGTAGACTTGTGTATGAAGTTGAAGGAGGGCAAGTATGTACTGGTTAAGGATCCGTCTAAGCCTCAGGTGAGAATTTATGACGTCCCACAGGATGCTTTTGATAATGAATATGTGGAGGAGCCACTGCCAGAGGAAGAACAGGTTCAGCCTCCGAGCGAGAGTGCAGATGGAGGGGATGCCATTGCTACCACAAATGATGTGGAAGATGAGCCGATTGGCGGCAATGAAGCTGCTTAA
- the LOC140829909 gene encoding non-classical arabinogalactan protein 30-like, translated as MASHLLLQLSVLLLISTVFATEDSSTQSQSPPAVAPQPSPYHHLTPPPSPSQPTVKSPPHPPSTPPATPPSYPPPTPRKFVAVQGVVYCKSCKYVGVDTLMGAAPLSGAVVKLQCNNTKFHLEEQANTDKNGFFFFMPHKVTTSGSHKCKVFLVSSPLSICNAPTNLNSGATGATLKATKPPLTTEDKKLPFQLFTVGPFAFEPLKKLPCK; from the exons ATGGCTTCACATCTCCTCCTGCAGCTTTCCGTGCTACTACTCATCTCCACAGTCTTTGCTACGGAAGACTCCAGCACACAGTCACAATCCCCGCCGGCTGTCGCTCCGCAGCCGTCTCCCTACCACCACCTTACACCTCCTCCAAGCCCATCTCAGCCAACTGTCAAGTCTCCGCCGCATCCACCAAGCACCCCACCAGCGACACCGCCTAGCTACCCTCCTCCAACACCAAGAAAATTCGTGGCTGTTCAAGGTGTTGTGTATTGCAAGTCATGCAAGTACGTTGGAGTCGATACTCTAATGGGCGCAGCCCCTCTTTCTG GAGCGGTGGTGAAGCTGCAATGCAACAACACAAAGTTCCACTTAGAAGAACAAGCAAATACAGACAAAAAtggcttcttcttcttcatgcCGCACAAGGTGACGACATCTGGTTCCCACAAATGCAAGGTGTTCCTAGTCTCTTCTCCCCTCTCCATATGTAACGCCCCCACCAACCTCAACAGCGGCGCCACCGGTGCTACTTTAAAGGCCACAAAGCCACCACTCACCACCGAAGACAAGAAGCTCCCCTTCCAGCTCTTCACCGTTGGACCCTTCGCCTTCGAGCCCCTCAAGAAACTGCCATGCAAATGA